From a region of the Pseudomonas fulva 12-X genome:
- a CDS encoding tripartite tricarboxylate transporter TctB family protein, producing MDAFKRKELITGGFMLAAGIAYLLATMSLPRKSFIDAAFVPYVLAIFMCGLGVLQLVFGFRNAPAADSPADDKKGEVSEYGTVIKTLALIAAYIATLEPIGFPIVTAIYLYLQFIVLTPHGQKIGHVTYAITAIISAIVIYLIFRQGFDLMLPSGVLNI from the coding sequence GTGGATGCTTTCAAGCGAAAAGAGCTGATCACCGGCGGCTTCATGCTGGCCGCCGGCATCGCTTACCTGCTAGCCACCATGAGCCTGCCGCGCAAGTCGTTCATCGACGCCGCGTTCGTGCCCTACGTACTGGCGATCTTCATGTGCGGGCTGGGCGTGCTGCAGCTGGTATTCGGCTTTCGCAACGCGCCGGCCGCAGATAGCCCGGCCGACGACAAGAAGGGCGAGGTCTCCGAGTACGGCACGGTGATCAAGACCCTGGCGCTGATCGCCGCCTACATCGCGACTCTGGAGCCCATCGGCTTTCCCATCGTCACGGCGATCTACCTGTACCTGCAGTTCATCGTGCTGACGCCCCACGGCCAGAAGATCGGCCACGTGACCTACGCAATCACGGCGATCATCTCGGCCATCGTCATCTACCTCATCTTCCGCCAGGGCTTCGATCTGATGCTGCCCTCCGGCGTGCTGAACATCTAG
- a CDS encoding FAD-binding oxidoreductase — protein sequence MSHLPAELLRDLSEIVGPAGLINDEAAMQAYLSDWRNAYRGRAALVVRPASAGEVAAVVRACHQAGVALVPQGGNTGLCGGSIPDDSGHQVVLSLTRLTRIRDVDAGNETITVEAGVVLQQVQEAAAAVGRQFPLSLGAEGSCTIGGNLATNAGGTAVLRYGNMRDLTLGVEVVLPDGRLWNGLRGLRKDNTGYDLKHLFIGSEGTLGIITAAVLKLYPAVRSRTTAWVALPSPQAAVALIGRMRALCGDRLTGFELMSRQSVAFVLRHVPGCSDPFADEHPWYVLIELSDTLPEAPLNAMLESGLGAAFEEGEALDAVVAGSEAQVAALWKLREGISEAQNHEGPSLKHDISVPVSSIAAFIAQADERLQQAFPGVRIVCYGHVGDGNLHYNISKPVGSEDAPFKAQAEAIMHLIYDVTAAFAGSISAEHGLGQAKREAARRYKDPLELELMRSLKQTLDPAGLMNPGKLL from the coding sequence ATGAGCCACCTGCCAGCCGAACTGCTGCGAGATTTGAGCGAAATTGTCGGTCCCGCAGGGCTGATCAATGATGAAGCCGCCATGCAGGCCTACCTCAGCGACTGGCGTAACGCCTACCGCGGCCGCGCCGCGCTGGTGGTGCGGCCGGCCTCCGCCGGGGAAGTCGCTGCAGTGGTTCGCGCCTGTCACCAGGCCGGCGTGGCGCTGGTGCCACAGGGCGGCAATACCGGCCTGTGTGGCGGGTCGATCCCCGACGACTCGGGGCACCAGGTGGTGCTGTCGCTGACCCGCCTGACCCGGATTCGCGACGTCGATGCGGGCAACGAAACCATCACCGTCGAGGCCGGCGTGGTGCTCCAGCAGGTGCAGGAAGCCGCCGCTGCGGTGGGCCGCCAGTTTCCCCTGTCGCTCGGCGCCGAAGGCAGTTGCACCATCGGCGGCAACCTGGCGACCAATGCCGGCGGCACCGCCGTATTGCGCTACGGCAACATGCGCGACCTGACCCTGGGCGTCGAAGTGGTGCTGCCCGACGGGCGCCTCTGGAATGGCTTGCGCGGCTTACGCAAGGACAACACCGGCTATGACCTCAAGCATCTGTTCATCGGCAGCGAAGGCACCCTGGGCATCATCACCGCGGCGGTGCTCAAGCTCTACCCGGCGGTGCGCAGCCGCACCACGGCCTGGGTTGCGCTGCCCAGCCCGCAGGCGGCGGTGGCGCTGATCGGCCGTATGCGCGCGTTGTGCGGCGATCGGCTGACCGGGTTCGAGCTGATGTCGCGGCAGAGCGTGGCGTTCGTGCTGCGCCACGTACCGGGTTGCAGCGATCCCTTCGCCGATGAGCATCCCTGGTACGTGCTGATCGAACTCAGCGACACGCTGCCCGAGGCACCGCTCAACGCCATGCTGGAAAGCGGCCTGGGTGCAGCATTCGAGGAAGGTGAAGCGCTGGATGCGGTGGTGGCGGGCAGTGAGGCGCAGGTCGCGGCGTTGTGGAAGTTGCGTGAGGGCATTTCCGAAGCGCAGAACCACGAGGGGCCGAGCCTCAAGCACGACATCAGCGTGCCGGTCAGCTCCATTGCCGCCTTCATCGCCCAGGCGGACGAGCGCTTGCAGCAGGCATTTCCGGGTGTGCGCATCGTCTGCTACGGCCACGTTGGTGACGGCAACCTGCACTACAACATCAGCAAGCCGGTGGGCAGCGAGGATGCCCCGTTCAAGGCTCAGGCCGAGGCGATCATGCACCTGATCTACGACGTGACCGCGGCGTTCGCCGGCAGCATCAGCGCCGAGCATGGCCTCGGCCAGGCCAAGCGCGAGGCGGCGCGGCGCTACAAGGACCCGCTAGAGCTGGAACTGATGCGCAGCCTCAAGCAGACGCTGGATCCCGCCGGGCTGATGAACCCCGGCAAACTGCTCTGA
- a CDS encoding tripartite tricarboxylate transporter substrate binding protein encodes MNKILSATLLSAALLTTSATSFAQEPNWPTRAVQVVVPANAGGDTDFNARMMAKYFTQITGKPMVITNMGGGGGTVAASHVKESAADGHTILFTHTGQLIVNEVAGLSEDSYDAFDISCIAGVDKASIFVASKQSGIDSVEKLIAQAKEKPKSISYGTEMGNFSHLQGLMFEKRTGTELRYIDTGTVAERIVALLGGRIDMGAISYGALQDYIQSGAMNALAQPNEERNPLVGDIPTFREKDVDLIVEKPYVVAFPKGTDAAIVAKMAEVMKQITEIPSYGEELAKTYKQPVAYYGTDDAIAMLKEHREEFMQFKDALRQSN; translated from the coding sequence ATGAATAAAATTCTGTCCGCGACCTTGCTGTCCGCAGCCCTGCTGACCACTTCCGCCACCAGCTTCGCCCAGGAGCCGAACTGGCCGACCCGTGCGGTGCAGGTGGTGGTGCCGGCCAACGCCGGCGGCGACACCGACTTCAACGCCCGCATGATGGCCAAGTACTTCACCCAGATCACCGGCAAGCCGATGGTGATCACCAACATGGGCGGCGGTGGCGGTACCGTAGCGGCGTCCCATGTGAAGGAATCGGCTGCCGATGGCCACACCATCCTGTTCACCCACACCGGCCAGTTGATCGTCAACGAAGTCGCCGGCCTCAGTGAAGACAGCTATGACGCCTTCGACATTTCCTGCATCGCCGGCGTCGACAAGGCATCGATCTTCGTGGCCTCCAAGCAGTCGGGCATCGACAGCGTCGAGAAGCTGATCGCCCAGGCCAAGGAAAAGCCCAAGAGCATCTCCTACGGCACCGAGATGGGTAACTTCTCTCACCTGCAGGGCCTGATGTTCGAGAAGCGCACCGGTACCGAGCTGCGCTACATCGACACCGGCACCGTGGCCGAGCGTATCGTCGCGCTGCTGGGCGGGCGCATCGACATGGGCGCGATCAGTTACGGCGCGCTGCAGGACTATATCCAGAGCGGCGCGATGAACGCCCTGGCGCAGCCCAACGAGGAGCGCAACCCGCTGGTCGGCGACATCCCCACCTTCCGCGAGAAGGACGTCGACCTGATCGTCGAGAAGCCCTACGTGGTCGCCTTTCCCAAAGGCACCGACGCCGCCATCGTCGCCAAGATGGCCGAGGTCATGAAACAGATCACCGAGATCCCCAGCTACGGCGAGGAACTGGCCAAGACCTACAAGCAGCCGGTGGCCTACTACGGCACGGACGACGCCATCGCCATGCTCAAGGAACACCGCGAGGAGTTCATGCAGTTCAAGGACGCCCTGCGGCAATCGAACTGA